From one Lycium barbarum isolate Lr01 chromosome 6, ASM1917538v2, whole genome shotgun sequence genomic stretch:
- the LOC132600523 gene encoding pentatricopeptide repeat-containing protein At2g15820, chloroplastic isoform X1, producing MSMSLFDTSLIQVPMPTALTHLRPLISSSSPFFLPSKPLQLSPSISIYTPFCSSSTLVHQQILSNSQEPQLDDNKCDPQSFSFDDSCFDSLELKKFETPCVEVGELEDIPDQWRRSRLAWLCKELPAHKTPTMVRILNAQRKWFRQQDGTYIAVHCMRIRENDASFRVYKWMMQQHWFRFDFALATKLADYLGKERKHLKCREIFDDIINQGRVPCESTFHILIVAYLSSPGPLVLDEACSIYNRMVHLGGYRPRLNLHNSLFKALLGKREGSSKHFLKQAEFIYQNLTSSGLEIHKDIFGGLIWLHSYQDVVDMERIDVLRAEMRSRGIKESKEVLVSVLRACSKDGNVEEAEKTWSRLVSPPSQAFVYRMEVYAKIGKPTKSFEVFRRMQEQLGSTSVAAYHKIIEVLSKYQKLDLADSIMSEFINSDTKQLIPSFIDLMGMYSIADLHEKLESTFLQYREVCPPNLTIFNIYLDSLVHTGNLKPAEEIFKEMRSDVAIGVNSRSCNSILRGYLTSGEYVKAEKIYNLMRQKKYEIEIESSLMERLDYFLSLREKVVEEPIRPKLTPEQREVLTALLLGGLQIIRSDGKKRLHAIHFEFNEELKVHSILKGHIHATFHEWLGSHDDVPSSFTTISHSYFTFYADQFWPDGRPCIPKLIHRWLSPRVLAYWYMYGGYRTSSGDILLKVKGSPEGVVSIVKALKVKSLDCRVKKRGRVFWIGFLGDNATFFWKMVEPFILDELKELLKAGGNLDGSLGLEFDKKNSDYSDADTL from the exons ATGTCCATGTCTCTGTTTGATACTTCCCTTATCCAAGTACCCATGCCTACTGCCCTCACTCACCTCCGCCCTCTCATATCCTCATCATCACCCTTTTTCCTTCCCTCAAAACCCCTTCAATTATCTCCCTCTATATCCATCTACACCCCTTTTTGTTCATCTTCCACTTTAGTGCACCAACAAATTCTTTCCAATTCCCAAGAACCCCAACTCGATGACAACAAATGTGACccccaaagtttcagttttgACGATTCTTGTTTTGATTCTTTGGAGTTGAAGAAGTTTGAAACCCCATGTGTTGaggtgggtgaattagaggataTTCCTGATCAATGGCGGAGATCAAGATTAGCTTGGCTTTGTAAAGAACTCCCTGCACATAAGACACCTACTATGGTTAGGATTCTTAATGCACAGAGGAAGTGGTTTAGACAACAAGATGGGACTTATATTGCTGTTCATTGTATGCGTATTCGCGAAAATGATGCTTCTTTTAGG GTTTACAAATGGATGATGCAGCAACATTGGTTTCGATTTGATTTTGCTCTAGCTACGAAGCTAGCAGATTACTTAGGTAAGGAACGAAAGCACTTGAAGTGCCGGGAGATTTTTGATGACATAATTAATCAGGGACGAGTGCCTTGTGAATCTACATTCCATATTCTCATTGTTGCCTATCTTAGTTCACCTGGACCATTAGTGTTAGATGAAGCATGTAGCATCTACAATCGCATGGTGCATTTGGGAGGTTATAGGCCTCGACTTAACTTACACAATTCTCTTTTTAAAGCTCTTTTGGGGAAGAGAGAAGGCTCGAGTAAACACTTTCTGAAACAGGCTGAATTTATATATCAGAACTTGACTTCCTCTGGATTGGAAATACACAAAGATATTTTCGGTGGTCTTATATGGCTTCACAGTTATCAAGATGTGGTGGATATGGAAAGAATTGATGTGCTAAGAGCAGAGATGCGATCAAGAGGAATTAAAGAGAGCAAAGAGGTACTCGTGTCAGTTTTAAGAGCTTGCTCAAAGGACGGGAACGTGGAGGAAGCAGAAAAAACTTGGTCAAGACTCGTCAGTCCTCCTTCTCAAGCTTTTGTTTATCGAATGGAAGTCTACGCAAAGATCGGAAAACCTACAAAATCATTTGAAGTATTCAGGAGGATGCAGGAACAACTGGGGTCCACCTCCGTTGCAGCATACCATAAAATAATAGAAGTGTTGTCTAAATATCAAAAACTAGACCTTGCAGATTCTATCATGTCCGAGTTCATAAACAGTGATACGAAACAGCTGATCCCATCATTCATCGATTTGATGGGGATGTACTCCATTGCAGATTTACACGAGAAACTAGAATCTACCTTTCTCCAGTACCGTGAAGTCTGCCCTCCGAATTTAACGATTTTTAACATTTATTTGGATTCGTTGGTGCATACTGGCAATCTAAAACCAGCTGAAGAAATCTTCAAAGAAATGCGCAGTGACGTGGCGATTGGTGTTAATTCTCGTTCTTGCAACAGTATTTTGAGAGGCTATCTGACCTCTGGAGAGTATGTGAAGGCAGAAAAGATATACAATTTGATGCGCCAAAAGAAATACGAGATCGAGATTGAATCTTCGTTGATGGAAAGACTTGACTATTTTCTAAGCTTGCGGGAGAAAGTAGTTGAAGAACCTATTAGGCCGAAGCTCACACCAGAACAACGAGAAGTTTTGACGGCATTGCTTCTCGGGGGTTTGCAAATTATTAGATCAGATGGAAAGAAGAGATTGCATGCAATACATTTTGAGTTTAATGAAGAGCTGAAAGTCCATTCCATTTTGAAGGGACACATACATGCTACGTTTCACGAATGGTTAGGCTCTCATGATGACGTTCCTAGTTCTTTTACTACCATTTCACATTCTTATTTTACTTTCTATGCTGATCAGTTTTGGCCCGATGGACGTCCTTGTATACCAAAACTTATACATAGATGGTTGTCGCCTCGTGTTCTTGCTTATTGGTATATGTACGGTGGTTACCGGACATCATCTGGTGATATTCTATTGAAAGTAAAGGGAAGTCCAGAGGGTGTTGTGAGTATTGTTAAAGCACTGAAAGTCAAATCTTTAGATTGTCGAGTAAAAAAGAGGGGGAGAGTCTTTTGGATAGGTTTTCTGGGGGACAATGCTACATTCTTTTGGAAGATGGTAGAGCCCTTTATTCTTGATGAATTAAAGGAACTCCTTAAAGCAGGTGGAAACTTAGATGGATCCCTGGGGCTGGAGTTTGACAAGAAGAATTCAGATTATAGTGATGCTGACACGTTGTAG
- the LOC132600523 gene encoding pentatricopeptide repeat-containing protein At2g15820, chloroplastic isoform X2: protein MSDKCDPQSFNFDDSCFDTTKLKKFEIPAIEVSEIEDIPDQWRRSRFAWLCKELPAHKRPIIVRILNAQRKWFRQHDGTYVAVHCMRIRENEADFRVYKWMMQQHWFRFDFALATKLADYLGKERKHLKCREIFDDIINQGRVPCESTFHILIVAYLSSPGPLVLDEACSIYNRMVHLGGYRPRLNLHNSLFKALLGKREGSSKHFLKQAEFIYQNLTSSGLEIHKDIFGGLIWLHSYQDVVDMERIDVLRAEMRSRGIKESKEVLVSVLRACSKDGNVEEAEKTWSRLVSPPSQAFVYRMEVYAKIGKPTKSFEVFRRMQEQLGSTSVAAYHKIIEVLSKYQKLDLADSIMSEFINSDTKQLIPSFIDLMGMYSIADLHEKLESTFLQYREVCPPNLTIFNIYLDSLVHTGNLKPAEEIFKEMRSDVAIGVNSRSCNSILRGYLTSGEYVKAEKIYNLMRQKKYEIEIESSLMERLDYFLSLREKVVEEPIRPKLTPEQREVLTALLLGGLQIIRSDGKKRLHAIHFEFNEELKVHSILKGHIHATFHEWLGSHDDVPSSFTTISHSYFTFYADQFWPDGRPCIPKLIHRWLSPRVLAYWYMYGGYRTSSGDILLKVKGSPEGVVSIVKALKVKSLDCRVKKRGRVFWIGFLGDNATFFWKMVEPFILDELKELLKAGGNLDGSLGLEFDKKNSDYSDADTL from the exons ATGTCTGACAAATGTGACCCCCAAAGTTTCAATTTTGACGATTCTTGTTTTGATACTACGAAATTGAAGAAGTTCGAAATCCCGGCTATTGAGGTTAGTGAAATAGAGGACATTCCTGACCAGTGGCGTAGATCAAGATTCGCTTGGCTTTGTAAAGAACTTCCTGCACATAAGAGACCTATTATAGTTAGGATTCTTAATGCACAGAGGAAGTGGTTTAGACAACATGATGGGACTTATGTTGCTGTTCACTGTATGCGTATTCGCGAAAATGAAGCTGATTTCAGG GTTTACAAATGGATGATGCAGCAACATTGGTTTCGATTTGATTTTGCTCTAGCTACGAAGCTAGCAGATTACTTAGGTAAGGAACGAAAGCACTTGAAGTGCCGGGAGATTTTTGATGACATAATTAATCAGGGACGAGTGCCTTGTGAATCTACATTCCATATTCTCATTGTTGCCTATCTTAGTTCACCTGGACCATTAGTGTTAGATGAAGCATGTAGCATCTACAATCGCATGGTGCATTTGGGAGGTTATAGGCCTCGACTTAACTTACACAATTCTCTTTTTAAAGCTCTTTTGGGGAAGAGAGAAGGCTCGAGTAAACACTTTCTGAAACAGGCTGAATTTATATATCAGAACTTGACTTCCTCTGGATTGGAAATACACAAAGATATTTTCGGTGGTCTTATATGGCTTCACAGTTATCAAGATGTGGTGGATATGGAAAGAATTGATGTGCTAAGAGCAGAGATGCGATCAAGAGGAATTAAAGAGAGCAAAGAGGTACTCGTGTCAGTTTTAAGAGCTTGCTCAAAGGACGGGAACGTGGAGGAAGCAGAAAAAACTTGGTCAAGACTCGTCAGTCCTCCTTCTCAAGCTTTTGTTTATCGAATGGAAGTCTACGCAAAGATCGGAAAACCTACAAAATCATTTGAAGTATTCAGGAGGATGCAGGAACAACTGGGGTCCACCTCCGTTGCAGCATACCATAAAATAATAGAAGTGTTGTCTAAATATCAAAAACTAGACCTTGCAGATTCTATCATGTCCGAGTTCATAAACAGTGATACGAAACAGCTGATCCCATCATTCATCGATTTGATGGGGATGTACTCCATTGCAGATTTACACGAGAAACTAGAATCTACCTTTCTCCAGTACCGTGAAGTCTGCCCTCCGAATTTAACGATTTTTAACATTTATTTGGATTCGTTGGTGCATACTGGCAATCTAAAACCAGCTGAAGAAATCTTCAAAGAAATGCGCAGTGACGTGGCGATTGGTGTTAATTCTCGTTCTTGCAACAGTATTTTGAGAGGCTATCTGACCTCTGGAGAGTATGTGAAGGCAGAAAAGATATACAATTTGATGCGCCAAAAGAAATACGAGATCGAGATTGAATCTTCGTTGATGGAAAGACTTGACTATTTTCTAAGCTTGCGGGAGAAAGTAGTTGAAGAACCTATTAGGCCGAAGCTCACACCAGAACAACGAGAAGTTTTGACGGCATTGCTTCTCGGGGGTTTGCAAATTATTAGATCAGATGGAAAGAAGAGATTGCATGCAATACATTTTGAGTTTAATGAAGAGCTGAAAGTCCATTCCATTTTGAAGGGACACATACATGCTACGTTTCACGAATGGTTAGGCTCTCATGATGACGTTCCTAGTTCTTTTACTACCATTTCACATTCTTATTTTACTTTCTATGCTGATCAGTTTTGGCCCGATGGACGTCCTTGTATACCAAAACTTATACATAGATGGTTGTCGCCTCGTGTTCTTGCTTATTGGTATATGTACGGTGGTTACCGGACATCATCTGGTGATATTCTATTGAAAGTAAAGGGAAGTCCAGAGGGTGTTGTGAGTATTGTTAAAGCACTGAAAGTCAAATCTTTAGATTGTCGAGTAAAAAAGAGGGGGAGAGTCTTTTGGATAGGTTTTCTGGGGGACAATGCTACATTCTTTTGGAAGATGGTAGAGCCCTTTATTCTTGATGAATTAAAGGAACTCCTTAAAGCAGGTGGAAACTTAGATGGATCCCTGGGGCTGGAGTTTGACAAGAAGAATTCAGATTATAGTGATGCTGACACGTTGTAG